The Halorhabdus sp. BNX81 genome includes a region encoding these proteins:
- a CDS encoding GNAT family N-acetyltransferase codes for MPITIREAASEDVPSLEILRRQAIEAACSDVYDRERFADLVATPDDRLPMWVEGSGTVLVAETSITSVGYVVVEDGNVHGIYTSPDYRREGFARSLLEAAQRHAGDHNWSHLRAVAPEVSAGFFEACGFTAVGTDDWHGLPGTVFEKQIEP; via the coding sequence ATGCCCATCACGATACGCGAGGCAGCCAGCGAGGACGTCCCCAGTCTGGAGATACTCCGTCGGCAGGCGATCGAGGCGGCGTGCAGCGATGTCTACGACCGGGAGCGCTTTGCTGACCTGGTCGCGACACCTGACGATCGGCTGCCGATGTGGGTCGAGGGCTCGGGGACGGTGCTGGTGGCGGAGACGTCGATCACGTCTGTCGGCTACGTGGTCGTCGAGGACGGGAACGTTCACGGCATATACACCAGTCCGGACTACCGGCGCGAGGGGTTCGCGAGGTCGCTGCTCGAAGCGGCCCAGCGCCATGCTGGTGACCACAACTGGTCGCACCTCCGAGCCGTCGCGCCCGAGGTATCAGCCGGGTTCTTCGAGGCCTGTGGATTCACCGCTGTCGGTACCGACGACTGGCACGGCCTTCCGGGAACAGTCTTTGAGAAACAGATCGAACCGTAA
- the gltB gene encoding glutamate synthase large subunit — protein sequence MTETFVSDRERGLHDRSRQKANCGVGVLVDLDGDGGHELVEDGLSLLENLDHRGARGAEENTGDGAGILIQKPHDFFVDEVDGLGGFDEYGVGQVFLPRDQPAGELRELVETAAADEGFDVVAWRDVPTNNDGLGETALATEPDVAQFFVKPQADVSPEELDTGLYVLRNVIESRVEAQEPMGSERFYICSLDRRKVVYKGLLTNGQVRTYYEDLGDDRVETSLVFVHSRFSTNTLGAWELAHPYRNMIHNGEINTLRGNLNWMHAREADLQSDIFGSDLEKLKPITEEGQSDTAVVDNVLELLVEGGRSLPHALRMLVPEAWEGNDRLEDARREFYQYHSTINEPWDGPALIAYTDGYDVGAILDRNGLRPARYLVTEDDRLIMASETGALEVDAANVKRTDRLEPGQMFYVDGDAGRIVPDDEIFDRLTDEKYGEWLDENRVTLEAVEEAVAETPTYVEQDISKYQRAFGYTLDHVERLIEPMADEGKDPIGAMGNDTPLSVLSSRNKTLFTYFKQLFAQVSNPPIDYIREETVTSLEQHLGRQNNLLGETAEHCRQLGLDSPILTRAQQAKISAIETNGIRSATVDITYDPETTSLAAAVERVRREAVDAIEDGAEIVVLSDTATGPDRVPIPSLLAVGGVHHHLVREGLRTHAGIVVESGQPNAVHHFATLVGYGADAITPYLAYETIEEQVYEGVIDVDREAALAQYRHAVEDGLQKVMAKMGISTLESYKGAQIFEAVGLASDFVEEYFEGTENRTEGIGVEQLEADVLDRHENGFEESVAGNLDLDQGGEFYWRRDGEFHQWNPSTIGKLQHATNHGDYEAYEEFAEMINDQTERLQTLRGLLEFDTEDRESIPLEDVQPVEEITQRFFSSSMSFGSISPEAHETLAEGMNRVGGFASTGEGGEPTERFGTVRECADKQVASARFGVTSNYLANADHLEIKMAQGSKPGEGGHLPGEKVNELIAETRSTTPGVPLISPPPHHDIYSIEDLAQLIHDLKCSNTDADVHVKLVSEAGVGVIAAGVSKAKADAVLISGHDGGTGASPKTSIKHAGLPWELGISEANQVLLENDLRSRIRVRVDGGLKTGRDVAMAALLGAEEYGFGTAPLITCGCIMLRKCHCNTCSVGVATQDEELREKFPGDPEFVANYMRFIAREVREIMAELGVERMDELIGRTDLLAQKDVDHPRAEHMDLSELLWRPDTDEDPVKTREQNHKLDEKVDYEFIEAAEPAIERGEDVEIEARVGNEARTVGTILSSDISKAHGEDGLDDDTITLDLEGTGGQSLGAFLASGVTLTLTGDTNDYAGKGLSGGKLIVETPAEAGYEASENVVTGNVALYGATDGEAYFNGRAGERFAVRNSGVKTVVEGVGDHGCEYMTGGIAVILGETGKNFGAGMSGGEAYVLDEAGDFEERVNTEMVHLETLEERDRRMIRRLVENHARYTDSDRADEILENWDTYVEQFVKVMPDAYAAVVEQRLAEGEDIRASPPPKPTTTTFPTEGDD from the coding sequence ATGACTGAGACATTCGTGAGCGACCGGGAACGGGGTCTCCATGACCGGTCGAGACAGAAGGCAAACTGTGGTGTCGGCGTCCTCGTCGATCTTGACGGCGACGGCGGACACGAACTCGTCGAGGACGGACTCTCGCTGCTCGAGAACTTAGACCATCGAGGGGCGCGCGGTGCCGAAGAGAACACCGGCGACGGCGCGGGCATTCTCATCCAGAAGCCACACGACTTTTTCGTCGACGAAGTCGACGGACTGGGCGGGTTCGATGAATACGGTGTCGGGCAGGTCTTCCTGCCGCGGGATCAGCCGGCCGGCGAACTCCGGGAACTTGTCGAGACTGCCGCAGCCGACGAGGGCTTCGATGTCGTCGCCTGGCGGGATGTTCCGACGAACAACGACGGGCTAGGGGAGACAGCACTGGCGACGGAACCCGACGTCGCCCAGTTCTTCGTCAAACCGCAAGCCGACGTCAGTCCCGAGGAACTCGACACGGGGCTGTACGTCCTCCGGAACGTCATCGAGAGCCGTGTCGAAGCCCAGGAACCGATGGGTAGCGAGCGGTTCTACATCTGCTCGCTCGACCGCCGGAAAGTCGTCTACAAGGGGCTTCTGACAAACGGCCAGGTCCGAACCTATTACGAGGACCTCGGCGACGACCGCGTCGAGACGAGTCTGGTGTTCGTCCACTCGCGATTCTCGACGAACACCCTTGGCGCGTGGGAACTCGCTCACCCCTACCGGAACATGATCCACAACGGCGAGATCAACACCCTCCGGGGCAACCTCAACTGGATGCACGCCCGGGAAGCAGACCTCCAGAGCGATATTTTCGGCAGCGATCTGGAGAAACTCAAGCCGATCACCGAAGAGGGCCAAAGCGACACAGCCGTTGTCGACAACGTCCTCGAACTGCTCGTCGAGGGCGGGCGATCGCTGCCCCACGCGTTGCGGATGCTCGTCCCCGAGGCCTGGGAGGGCAACGACCGACTCGAAGATGCCCGCCGGGAGTTTTACCAATACCACTCGACGATCAACGAACCCTGGGACGGCCCCGCACTCATCGCCTACACCGATGGCTACGACGTCGGTGCGATCCTCGACCGCAATGGGCTACGCCCGGCCCGGTATCTCGTCACCGAGGACGACCGGCTTATCATGGCCAGCGAGACCGGCGCGCTCGAAGTCGACGCCGCGAACGTCAAACGAACCGACCGTCTGGAACCGGGCCAGATGTTCTACGTCGACGGTGACGCCGGCCGGATCGTTCCCGACGACGAGATCTTCGACCGTCTCACCGACGAGAAGTACGGCGAGTGGCTCGACGAGAACCGGGTGACGCTTGAGGCCGTCGAGGAGGCCGTCGCCGAGACGCCGACCTACGTCGAGCAGGATATTTCGAAATACCAGCGGGCGTTCGGGTACACCCTCGATCACGTCGAGCGCCTCATCGAACCGATGGCCGACGAGGGGAAAGACCCCATCGGCGCGATGGGCAACGACACGCCGCTGTCGGTCCTGTCGAGCCGGAACAAGACGCTGTTTACCTACTTCAAGCAGCTGTTCGCCCAGGTGTCGAACCCGCCGATCGACTACATTCGCGAGGAGACAGTGACCTCCCTGGAGCAACACCTCGGCCGCCAGAACAACCTCCTCGGGGAGACAGCCGAACACTGCCGACAGCTCGGGTTGGATTCGCCGATCCTCACGCGCGCCCAGCAAGCCAAGATCAGCGCGATCGAGACAAACGGCATCCGCTCGGCGACTGTCGACATCACGTACGATCCCGAAACCACGTCGCTTGCGGCCGCGGTCGAGCGCGTCCGTCGGGAAGCCGTCGACGCTATCGAAGACGGCGCGGAGATCGTGGTGCTCTCTGACACGGCAACGGGCCCCGACAGGGTACCGATCCCGAGCCTGCTCGCGGTCGGCGGCGTCCACCATCACCTCGTCCGTGAGGGGCTGCGGACCCACGCCGGGATCGTCGTCGAGAGCGGCCAGCCAAACGCCGTCCATCACTTCGCGACACTCGTCGGGTACGGTGCGGACGCGATCACCCCGTATCTCGCCTACGAAACCATCGAAGAGCAGGTCTACGAGGGCGTCATCGACGTCGACCGGGAGGCGGCACTCGCCCAGTACCGCCACGCCGTCGAGGACGGCCTCCAGAAGGTGATGGCCAAGATGGGCATCTCGACCTTAGAGAGTTACAAGGGCGCACAGATCTTCGAGGCTGTCGGCCTCGCCTCGGACTTCGTCGAAGAGTATTTCGAAGGCACGGAAAACCGGACCGAGGGGATCGGCGTCGAACAACTCGAGGCCGACGTCCTCGACCGTCACGAGAACGGCTTCGAGGAGTCGGTCGCGGGCAACCTCGATCTCGATCAGGGTGGGGAGTTCTACTGGCGACGTGACGGCGAGTTCCACCAGTGGAACCCGAGCACCATCGGCAAGCTCCAGCACGCCACCAATCACGGCGATTACGAGGCCTACGAGGAGTTCGCCGAGATGATCAACGATCAGACCGAGCGCCTCCAGACTCTCCGGGGACTCCTGGAGTTCGACACCGAGGATCGGGAGTCGATCCCGCTCGAAGACGTCCAGCCCGTCGAGGAGATCACCCAGCGGTTTTTCAGCTCCTCGATGTCGTTCGGGTCGATATCACCAGAAGCCCACGAGACCCTCGCCGAGGGGATGAACCGCGTCGGTGGGTTCGCATCGACGGGCGAGGGCGGCGAACCGACCGAGCGCTTCGGCACCGTCCGGGAATGTGCCGACAAGCAGGTCGCCTCCGCCCGCTTCGGCGTCACGTCGAACTACCTCGCCAACGCCGACCATCTGGAGATCAAGATGGCACAGGGCTCAAAGCCCGGCGAGGGCGGGCACCTGCCCGGCGAGAAGGTCAACGAGTTGATCGCCGAGACGCGCTCGACGACCCCCGGTGTCCCCCTGATCAGCCCGCCGCCCCACCACGACATCTACTCGATCGAGGACCTCGCCCAGCTCATCCACGACCTCAAGTGCTCGAACACGGACGCCGACGTCCACGTCAAGCTTGTCAGCGAGGCCGGGGTCGGCGTCATCGCCGCCGGCGTCTCGAAGGCCAAGGCCGACGCCGTCCTCATCTCGGGCCACGACGGCGGGACCGGCGCGTCGCCGAAGACGTCGATCAAACACGCCGGTCTCCCGTGGGAACTCGGGATCTCGGAAGCCAACCAGGTCCTGCTCGAAAACGACCTCCGATCGCGGATCCGGGTCCGCGTCGACGGCGGGCTCAAGACCGGTCGTGACGTCGCGATGGCCGCGCTGCTTGGCGCAGAGGAGTACGGCTTCGGGACCGCGCCGCTGATCACCTGTGGCTGTATCATGCTGCGGAAATGCCACTGCAACACCTGTTCGGTCGGCGTCGCGACCCAGGACGAGGAGCTCCGCGAGAAGTTCCCCGGCGACCCCGAATTTGTCGCCAACTACATGCGCTTTATCGCCCGGGAAGTCCGGGAGATCATGGCGGAACTGGGCGTCGAGCGGATGGACGAACTGATCGGCCGGACGGACTTGCTTGCCCAGAAGGACGTCGACCATCCGCGTGCGGAACACATGGATCTCTCGGAACTCCTCTGGCGGCCGGACACCGACGAAGACCCGGTCAAGACCCGCGAGCAGAACCACAAACTCGACGAAAAGGTCGACTACGAGTTCATCGAGGCGGCCGAGCCAGCCATCGAGCGCGGCGAGGACGTCGAGATCGAAGCCCGGGTCGGTAACGAAGCCCGGACCGTCGGGACGATCCTGAGTTCCGATATCTCGAAGGCCCACGGCGAGGACGGACTCGACGACGACACGATCACGCTGGATCTGGAGGGGACGGGCGGCCAGAGTCTCGGTGCCTTCCTCGCCAGCGGCGTGACTCTCACGTTGACCGGCGACACCAACGACTACGCCGGCAAGGGGCTCTCGGGCGGGAAGTTGATCGTCGAGACGCCCGCCGAAGCCGGCTACGAGGCGAGCGAGAACGTCGTCACCGGCAACGTCGCCCTCTATGGCGCGACCGACGGCGAGGCCTATTTCAACGGCCGAGCCGGCGAACGCTTTGCCGTCCGCAACTCCGGCGTCAAGACCGTCGTCGAGGGTGTCGGCGACCACGGGTGTGAGTACATGACCGGCGGCATCGCCGTCATCCTCGGCGAGACGGGCAAGAACTTCGGGGCCGGCATGTCCGGCGGCGAGGCGTACGTCCTCGACGAGGCCGGCGACTTCGAGGAGCGAGTCAACACGGAGATGGTCCACCTCGAAACGCTGGAGGAGCGCGACCGACGGATGATCCGTCGGCTGGTCGAGAACCACGCCCGCTATACCGACAGCGATCGAGCCGACGAGATCCTCGAGAACTGGGACACCTACGTCGAGCAGTTCGTGAAAGTGATGCCCGACGCCTACGCCGCGGTCGTCGAGCAGCGCCTGGCCGAGGGCGAGGACATCCGCGCGTCGCCCCCGCCAAAGCCGACCACGACGACGTTTCCAACGGAGGGTGACGACTGA
- a CDS encoding aconitase X catalytic domain-containing protein, translating into MHLTQHEEDLLESDNDAVRKAMELLVKLGDIYGAEEMIEIESAQASGISYKSIGDPGVEFLEGFAEEGAEASVPTFANPAGMDFERWEELGIDEAFAEKQKRIRDALKEMGIVLSFTCTPYLAGNLPRRGQHVAWAESSAVSFVNSVVGAKTNREGGPSALAAAITGRTPKYGLHLEENRQPTFRIDVEADIESQADFAALGSWTGRLVEDGKPYFTGIDTGGTDDLKALGAAMAATGAVALHFVEGVTTEMEPPENVETATFGEGELEAEYDELTTADDPELVVIGCPHCSPEEIQDVAATVEGKTLSSDLWVCTSASVKTWADRNGLTETIEAAGGKVLADTCNVVSPIEELGYESSATDSAKAATYLPGFCNQDVAFNDKETLLAEVTE; encoded by the coding sequence ATGCACCTGACACAACACGAGGAAGACTTGCTCGAATCGGACAACGACGCCGTCCGGAAGGCGATGGAACTGCTCGTGAAGCTCGGCGATATCTACGGGGCCGAGGAGATGATCGAGATCGAATCGGCCCAGGCGTCGGGCATCTCGTATAAGTCGATCGGCGATCCCGGCGTCGAGTTCCTGGAGGGATTTGCGGAGGAAGGCGCGGAAGCGTCGGTTCCCACCTTCGCCAACCCGGCCGGGATGGACTTCGAGCGCTGGGAGGAACTCGGCATCGACGAGGCGTTCGCCGAGAAACAGAAACGCATCCGGGATGCACTCAAGGAGATGGGGATCGTCCTTTCCTTTACCTGTACGCCGTATCTCGCGGGGAACCTCCCGCGGCGTGGCCAGCACGTCGCCTGGGCCGAATCCTCGGCCGTCTCGTTCGTCAACAGCGTCGTCGGCGCGAAGACCAATCGGGAGGGCGGCCCCTCCGCGCTGGCGGCGGCGATCACGGGTCGGACGCCGAAATACGGCCTCCACCTGGAAGAAAATCGCCAGCCCACGTTCCGGATCGACGTCGAGGCCGACATCGAGAGCCAGGCCGACTTCGCCGCGCTGGGTTCCTGGACGGGTCGCCTCGTCGAGGACGGCAAGCCCTACTTCACTGGAATCGATACGGGCGGGACGGACGACCTGAAAGCCCTCGGCGCGGCGATGGCCGCCACGGGCGCGGTCGCGCTCCACTTCGTCGAGGGTGTCACGACCGAGATGGAGCCGCCCGAGAACGTCGAGACGGCGACCTTCGGCGAGGGCGAGCTCGAAGCGGAGTACGACGAACTCACGACCGCCGACGATCCCGAACTCGTGGTCATCGGCTGTCCCCACTGCTCGCCAGAGGAGATCCAGGACGTGGCCGCGACCGTCGAGGGCAAGACGCTCTCCAGCGATCTGTGGGTCTGTACGAGCGCGTCGGTCAAGACCTGGGCCGACCGGAACGGGCTGACTGAAACGATCGAGGCAGCCGGCGGGAAAGTCCTCGCGGACACCTGCAACGTCGTCTCGCCGATCGAGGAGTTGGGATACGAGTCCAGCGCGACCGACTCGGCGAAGGCCGCGACGTATCTCCCCGGCTTTTGCAACCAGGACGTGGCGTTCAACGACAAGGAGACGCTCCTTGCGGAGGTGACCGAGTAA
- a CDS encoding UbiX family flavin prenyltransferase → MERVIVGITGASGIPIAVRTVEALAEHAEVVTVVTDAAESVMTHESGSREETMDRLRDASAAMYGESDIHAPIASGSVAADGMVIVPASMATVSDVATGRSDDLVARAADVCLKERRRLVVVPRETPLSQLHLENLTKLAELGVDVVPPMLGFYFDPEEPGDFVDHVVGKILERFDLDHDRYDAWDPS, encoded by the coding sequence ATGGAGCGAGTCATCGTCGGGATCACGGGCGCGTCGGGCATCCCGATCGCCGTTCGAACGGTCGAGGCGCTCGCCGAACACGCCGAGGTGGTCACGGTCGTCACCGACGCTGCTGAATCGGTGATGACCCACGAATCCGGCTCCCGCGAGGAGACGATGGATCGGCTTCGGGACGCATCAGCGGCGATGTACGGCGAGAGCGACATCCATGCGCCGATCGCTTCGGGGTCGGTCGCCGCCGACGGCATGGTGATCGTCCCGGCGTCGATGGCGACCGTCTCCGACGTAGCGACCGGCCGATCGGACGATCTGGTCGCCCGGGCGGCCGATGTCTGTCTCAAGGAACGCCGCCGGCTGGTGGTCGTTCCCCGGGAAACGCCGTTGAGTCAACTACATCTGGAGAACCTGACCAAACTCGCCGAACTTGGCGTCGACGTTGTGCCGCCGATGCTCGGCTTCTACTTCGATCCCGAGGAGCCCGGGGACTTCGTCGATCACGTCGTCGGGAAGATCCTCGAACGCTTCGACCTCGATCACGACCGCTACGACGCGTGGGATCCGTCGTGA
- a CDS encoding DUF126 domain-containing protein → MTAESSDSAAEGAINAEPITEGQGRGEVLRSDVPISFYGAVEPETGAFIEDGHPLEGENIAGKVLVFPRGKGSTVGSYVLYGLANNGCAPAAIVNEETETIVATGAILGEIPCLDSPDAPLETLEDGERVAVDADAGTIRRV, encoded by the coding sequence ATGACGGCGGAGTCGAGTGACTCGGCGGCCGAAGGAGCGATCAACGCCGAGCCGATCACCGAGGGGCAGGGCCGCGGCGAAGTCCTCCGTTCCGACGTGCCGATCAGCTTCTACGGCGCAGTCGAGCCCGAAACGGGGGCGTTCATCGAGGACGGCCATCCCCTGGAGGGCGAGAACATCGCGGGAAAGGTGCTGGTTTTCCCACGAGGGAAAGGGTCGACGGTGGGCTCGTATGTCCTCTACGGGTTGGCGAACAACGGGTGTGCGCCGGCGGCGATCGTCAACGAGGAGACCGAGACCATCGTGGCCACGGGGGCGATCCTCGGGGAGATCCCCTGCCTGGACTCGCCCGACGCGCCCCTGGAAACGCTCGAAGACGGGGAACGCGTCGCGGTCGACGCCGACGCGGGCACGATCAGGCGGGTGTGA
- a CDS encoding glutamate synthase subunit beta, translating to MTERHPGGYRQHRRRPIGKRDPDERKDDYDEVWAEKWDDEHLAEQGERCMDCGTPTCMGGCPIGNIIPDWNDLVHRDDWKRALERLHATNNFPEFTGYNCPAPCENSCVLAYNDDPVTIKSIERAIADRGWEEGWIQPEPPEQRTDYEVAIVGSGPAGLSAAQQLNRAGHHVTVFERADEIGGLMRYGIPDQKFAKDRVERRVDQLREEGITFETNAEIGGNVPVERIEDGFDASVIAVGAQKPIDLDLPGRELDGIHFAMDYLTQQNRRNARKDVPGPDIDAEGKNVVVLGGGDTGADCVATAHRQGAEQVVQIELLPKPPVERPPGNPWPDQPQTYKKTYAQEEGAIEEYNVDTNAFVDTDGDGVVDTLEADRVIWEEGGEGPPEKKVSESNLEIPADLVILAIGFEAPESSPFEPLGVEVEEDGTLATDEDMMTTADGVFAAGDAERGPSLIVWAIGSGRDVARHVDLHLTGETDLPPSLETPNEPLVQ from the coding sequence ATGACCGAACGCCACCCCGGCGGCTACCGACAGCACCGTCGTCGCCCGATCGGCAAGCGCGATCCCGACGAGCGGAAAGACGATTACGACGAAGTCTGGGCCGAGAAGTGGGACGACGAGCACCTCGCTGAACAGGGCGAGCGCTGCATGGATTGTGGGACGCCGACCTGCATGGGTGGGTGTCCGATCGGCAACATCATCCCCGACTGGAACGACCTGGTCCACCGTGACGACTGGAAACGCGCCCTCGAACGTCTCCACGCGACCAACAACTTCCCGGAGTTTACGGGCTACAACTGCCCCGCACCGTGTGAGAACTCCTGCGTGCTCGCGTACAACGACGACCCGGTGACGATCAAGTCGATCGAGCGAGCGATCGCCGACCGCGGCTGGGAGGAGGGCTGGATCCAGCCCGAACCGCCCGAACAGCGCACCGACTACGAGGTCGCGATCGTCGGGTCGGGGCCGGCGGGACTGTCCGCGGCCCAGCAGCTGAATCGGGCCGGCCACCACGTGACCGTCTTCGAACGGGCCGACGAGATCGGCGGGCTGATGCGCTATGGCATCCCCGACCAGAAGTTCGCCAAGGATCGCGTCGAGCGGCGGGTCGACCAGCTCCGCGAGGAAGGCATTACCTTCGAGACGAACGCCGAAATCGGCGGGAACGTTCCCGTCGAGCGGATCGAAGACGGATTCGACGCTTCTGTCATCGCCGTCGGGGCACAGAAGCCCATCGACCTCGATCTGCCGGGTCGTGAGCTCGACGGTATCCACTTCGCGATGGACTATCTGACCCAGCAAAACCGTCGCAACGCCCGCAAGGACGTCCCCGGCCCCGACATCGATGCCGAAGGGAAAAACGTGGTCGTGCTGGGCGGCGGCGACACCGGCGCGGACTGCGTGGCAACGGCCCACCGGCAAGGGGCCGAGCAGGTCGTCCAGATCGAACTCCTGCCCAAGCCCCCGGTCGAGCGCCCGCCGGGCAACCCCTGGCCCGACCAGCCCCAAACATACAAAAAGACCTACGCTCAGGAGGAAGGAGCGATCGAGGAGTACAACGTCGACACCAACGCCTTCGTCGACACCGACGGCGACGGCGTCGTCGACACCCTGGAAGCGGACCGGGTCATCTGGGAGGAGGGCGGCGAGGGCCCGCCCGAGAAGAAAGTCAGCGAGTCGAACCTGGAGATCCCGGCGGATCTCGTCATCCTCGCGATCGGCTTCGAAGCGCCCGAGTCGAGTCCCTTCGAGCCCCTCGGCGTCGAAGTCGAGGAAGACGGCACGCTTGCGACTGATGAGGACATGATGACGACCGCCGACGGCGTCTTTGCTGCCGGCGACGCCGAACGTGGCCCGTCGCTGATCGTCTGGGCCATCGGCAGCGGTCGCGACGTTGCACGCCACGTCGACCTGCATCTCACCGGCGAGACCGATCTCCCGCCAAGCCTGGAGACGCCCAACGAGCCGCTGGTGCAGTAG
- a CDS encoding UbiD family decarboxylase, with the protein MQSPPTMGLRDFLREEAQTTLTDPVDPRFELPALAVQDESQPTVFEDVEGHPDVRAVANTLGSREMIGRALGVEAASIVDAMESAMNEPLPVEETADPSFEHVASEPTIDEHVPIPIFYDEHERQYFASSVVIAEDPETGVTNCSFHRMMFDEGNRLVMRLVERHLHDMYSRTEGGLDVAIVMGVHPAVELAAATSFAPEKSELALANRLLDGELATADADGIQVPADAEIVLRATITDERSEEGPFVDLSRTWDRTRQQPVVEVDDLYMRPDPYARIIVPGRTEHAHLMGIPQEPRIYRIVENTVPTVENVVLTPGGCSWLHGVVQLEKRSEGDPKNAGMAALAGHPSMKKVTVVDSDIDPADPTAVEWATATRMQPDEDITVIENAKGSSLDPSQDYGRGTLAKWIVDATVPGDRDWADFAEVTVPGADEIDLADYQ; encoded by the coding sequence GTGCAATCACCGCCAACGATGGGCTTGCGAGACTTTCTGCGGGAGGAAGCACAGACGACACTCACCGATCCAGTCGATCCCCGATTCGAGCTCCCGGCACTGGCCGTCCAGGACGAATCCCAACCGACCGTCTTCGAGGATGTCGAGGGGCATCCTGACGTTCGCGCGGTGGCCAACACGCTCGGCTCGCGGGAGATGATCGGGCGGGCGCTCGGCGTCGAGGCCGCCTCGATCGTCGATGCGATGGAGTCGGCGATGAACGAGCCGCTGCCCGTCGAAGAGACGGCTGACCCGTCCTTCGAGCACGTCGCGAGCGAGCCGACCATCGACGAGCACGTCCCGATCCCGATCTTCTATGACGAGCACGAACGCCAGTACTTCGCGTCCTCGGTCGTGATCGCCGAGGATCCAGAAACTGGCGTCACCAACTGCTCGTTCCACCGGATGATGTTCGACGAGGGCAATCGACTCGTGATGCGGCTGGTCGAACGCCACCTCCACGATATGTATTCCCGGACGGAAGGTGGGCTGGACGTGGCGATCGTGATGGGCGTCCATCCGGCAGTCGAGTTGGCGGCTGCCACGTCGTTTGCGCCGGAGAAGAGCGAACTCGCGCTGGCGAATCGCTTGCTCGATGGCGAGCTTGCGACCGCCGATGCCGACGGAATCCAGGTTCCGGCCGACGCCGAGATCGTCTTGCGGGCGACCATCACCGACGAGCGGAGCGAGGAGGGCCCGTTCGTCGATCTCTCGCGGACGTGGGATCGGACGCGCCAGCAACCCGTCGTCGAGGTCGATGACCTCTACATGCGACCCGATCCCTACGCGCGGATCATCGTCCCCGGTCGCACCGAACACGCCCACCTGATGGGCATCCCCCAGGAGCCCCGGATCTACCGGATCGTCGAGAACACCGTCCCGACGGTCGAAAACGTCGTGTTGACGCCGGGCGGGTGCTCGTGGCTCCACGGCGTCGTCCAGCTCGAGAAGCGCTCGGAAGGCGATCCGAAGAACGCCGGGATGGCCGCGCTGGCGGGCCACCCTTCGATGAAGAAGGTCACCGTCGTCGACAGCGACATCGACCCCGCCGATCCCACCGCGGTCGAGTGGGCCACCGCCACGCGGATGCAACCCGACGAGGACATCACCGTCATCGAGAACGCCAAGGGCTCGTCGCTGGACCCCTCCCAGGACTACGGCCGCGGGACGCTCGCGAAGTGGATCGTCGACGCGACCGTGCCGGGCGACCGGGACTGGGCCGACTTCGCGGAAGTGACCGTTCCCGGTGCCGACGAGATCGATCTCGCGGACTATCAGTGA
- a CDS encoding AEC family transporter produces the protein MDVLTRLAVMIGLLTVGVGLRRVGVLDATRVEWLNSVAFYVVLPALVFNSTYDKPLAEIVTPTLLVGLVGVLGITAGVGWLVHRRITDDGARAAATVQSYHTNLGYIGLPVVASALGERAAGIGSVILGMGALIQIPLTVSILVAVTGNSRNFRSEVRRLATNPVLVALVIGLAVSRSPATVTGIPADVIALVAEAALPVALLCVGGSIQLQSMEADRSIVGSVLVMKLLVMPVVAWVVYAALGADLWTLRTAVVMFGAPAAVSTFVYVTEMGGDRRLASILVFLSTVASAFTLSAWIAIVP, from the coding sequence ATGGACGTGTTGACGCGGCTGGCCGTGATGATCGGTTTGCTCACCGTGGGGGTTGGGCTCCGGCGGGTCGGCGTCCTCGACGCGACGCGGGTCGAGTGGCTCAACAGCGTCGCCTTCTACGTGGTGTTGCCGGCGCTCGTGTTCAACTCGACGTACGACAAGCCGCTGGCGGAGATCGTCACGCCGACGCTGCTGGTTGGGCTGGTCGGCGTCCTGGGAATAACCGCCGGCGTCGGCTGGCTCGTCCACCGCCGGATCACCGACGACGGGGCGCGGGCCGCGGCGACGGTTCAGTCCTATCACACGAACCTGGGCTATATCGGCCTCCCGGTGGTCGCGAGTGCGCTCGGTGAACGCGCGGCCGGGATCGGCAGCGTCATCCTCGGGATGGGCGCGCTCATCCAGATCCCGCTGACCGTCTCGATCCTGGTCGCGGTGACTGGCAACAGCCGGAATTTCCGTAGCGAAGTCCGGAGACTGGCCACCAACCCCGTCCTCGTCGCGCTCGTCATCGGGCTTGCGGTCTCGCGCTCGCCGGCGACGGTGACCGGCATCCCGGCCGACGTGATCGCGCTGGTCGCCGAGGCGGCGCTGCCGGTCGCGCTGCTGTGTGTCGGGGGCTCCATCCAGCTCCAGTCCATGGAAGCCGATCGCTCGATCGTTGGGTCAGTACTCGTGATGAAACTCCTCGTGATGCCGGTGGTCGCCTGGGTGGTCTACGCCGCCCTGGGTGCCGACCTCTGGACGCTCCGGACCGCTGTCGTGATGTTCGGCGCTCCCGCGGCCGTCTCGACGTTCGTCTACGTCACCGAGATGGGTGGCGACCGTCGGCTGGCGTCGATCCTCGTCTTTCTCTCGACTGTCGCCTCGGCGTTTACACTGTCGGCCTGGATCGCCATCGTGCCGTGA